Below is a genomic region from Tripterygium wilfordii isolate XIE 37 chromosome 12, ASM1340144v1, whole genome shotgun sequence.
ATTAGTATGGATCTGCCTCTTTTGGGATTATTCCACAGTTGATGATGCAGCGTGAGATTGATTGACGTAGAAAATCGAACACACAAGCAAGAATCAACTCTTCTATAACCCTATCTTACACAATAAGCAACAATTATAGAAACACAAAGCAACAATTATAGAAACACAACTCACGCACTTAGGCAGCCGTTATTTCATATAtcaaaattcaataataaaaactacTTGCCTCCTGAGGGTTACAATCTTAAATAGTAAACTTAaatcaaaccctaaatcatTCTTAAcgggaaacaaatacttaaaagtaaaaaataaattactcCAAATACTTGACTCtaagaaaataatactaattgattcacAAATAATATGTttcctaaaatatcaaaatcaaatatttcagtCTACATCACTTGAGGAAACAtatctccaaaaccctagtcTACCTTGATCTACTGAATACAAAGAAGATTGTTGTGTGTATTTCTTGTGTTTGTATGTTCTGTTCTCACGTGTTTGACTCAACAATGTGGTCACAGAGTGGAGTATTAGCAAAGTGACTCCCTTTGGAACATATAGAAACAACTTGTTGCAAAAATAATTATCAATGCTGCCTTAAACAATGTTATATATAATTCGTATCTTTCTTTTAAATACAACCAACCTTTGAAACAAATCACTATATACTTTGATAAAGGTTACAAAAGATAAGTTTCAACCTACTCACTCTAATCATTTACTCAAATCCACGAATCATCTTGATCAAGTATATGTTTCAACACAACTGAATCCACCTTGACTGTGGTCTATCTTGGAATCTGCCAAGGATTTGTGTTGGCACGAACTTGCTCGGAATCGACCAAAACCCAGCCTCAAAATCCATGAAGGATCTTCAGGTGTACGTCTTCAACTTTGGAGTCCACCAGCAATTCTTACACGTGTATTTGGTGTTTTCACTCACGATAAACCTCTCTCTTGATAAGtacaagaaaatgaaacaaaaaccaagaagaaaaacacGAATCTGTACAAATCTCAGAAGAATCTTCATTTACTTTGATCACTTACTTGGAGTTGGAGTGCACTGTGTATTTATAAAACCTGTGACTAAGAGATAAGTTGATAGAAACAATATGATCATAATTAAATCCAACTTATCAATTAGttggttaatttattttttttaataaaacgtAGACTTTATCAAATGATGATTTATCGATTTTCATATAccaagagattaaaaaaaaaaaaaaaacttatctcAGATAAATTCATTATCAAATATTAACTAATATAAAGATGACATTTATCTTAACAAATTTATGCTCCATTTCATGCAGTTTCGAGATTGCCATGCCAAAGTGTGTCTTAACGAACAATGACAGTCTTCTCTACTCTATTATCTACGTACCCAAAACTCTTGCCATGGAGATCCTCCTATCCacgtcaattggtatcagagcgaGGAGTTGACCTTGATTCAATGGCTAATTACGAAGAAGGAAACCATATCCGTGATGATGGTCGTGAGGTCGAGGCTATTTAGGAAGCACTTGATTCCCAGAGACAGCAGATGGACGAGTTACGCTAGATGCTTACTCAGTTCATTTCTTGCTGAGGAGTTAGCCCCATAGGAACATGTGCCCAAACCTATCTATGGTAGAGATGGTGGTAGATTGAATCTTGATCACCATATTCTTGTCTGTTCTCATCAATCTCCAATGCTAGAAGATTCAGATTCGGAGAAGAATAATGATGTAAGTATAATCCAAATTCATGAAGAGATTATTTGCTAGAATTGATGGATAGTTGAATCTTATCTTTTCTTTGAGTTTCAACTATAGGGATTGACTAACACCAAATTTTtatcaacacctccaatcaagaACTTAAGTGAGGATTCAGAACGAGGGGGCATTGTCGGGATTTGGGTGCATCACcaccatttttatttatttttttgctatTTATAGTCATTTGTTAATgataaatctaataaatataacaaGTTTTGTGGGATTATAACTATATCAAATATTGATATTAGTTATAAAAATAGTAACAAATTAGAGTTATTgtagactttttttttcattttttggacTCATTATATGATAGTTTCATTACTGACACGATTCAACAcctttttttctcaatatataCAATCAAATTATCATTTAATAATAGATTTTCCATTTAACTACGGAAATGACTCTTCAGTATTTTTGACTTGAGTCGGAAAATCCGtctcatatgtatatatataaaaaaaaatttgaaaaatcaagGACCcctcatgtatatatatattttgaaattgtaAGGTGTATGACTTGAAGCCCAAAAGAAACTCTCCTGCGATTTTCACTCTCAGCCACTGAcatttcaaaattaatattgatattgattcAAAATTCTTAATGGGTAAATTTTTCCGGTAATATCACCACTCACTCAGTAGTCGTATAATTTCGAAtgtttttggtgttcataagaCGAATTTATTACGACTTTGAAAGTATGACTTTCTAAAACCAGCAAATATGACAAGACTCAACTAATGGCATGAGAATTTCCCAATAGAGGTATCAAGAACCGGATAAAACGGGGCGTACTGGAAAAAGAGAAGTTCCTAAAAATGGCATAGAGCcaaaaaatgacaaattaaGCTTATAACTTAAGAAAATGCCAAATAGATAAGACTAACATGCTTTTGTGTTATGAGATGTGTGCTTCAAATAACTGCTTTGaaaacgagtttttttttttaaccaaaatgacatttttaattagtaatatatatattttgtctgACAAAGAACGCGTTACAACGGCCAAGCATGAACCCCAAAGTTATGATCAAGAGGCTCTTGACCAATATACAACCAAAGATGAAGTAAGTTATTCGACACTCTACATTTGGTACAATACACTAATAATTATAAGGCTTTTATGCCTCTCCAATAAAAGCTTCATCACCATCAGTGAATCTTATAATGCTGCAATGTAAACCTTGGGTGGCAATCGGGGGGCGACCAGAACTTCAAGAGGGGTTGCTTTGAGGTTGGTCAGTCCAGGACTGCCACTCATATCAACTGGCTCATTGGAAGGAGTCGAAAACTCAAAGGCATGTAAGAAAGTAGCCAATGCGAGGTGCACCAGTTGCAGAGCAAATGATGTCCCTGGACATGCCCTTCTACCACTCCCAAATGGGATTAGTTCAAAATTCTGACCCCTCACTTCAACATCCTTGTGAGTTGTTAAAAATCTCTCAGGCCTGAATTCAAATGGGTCTGGCCACACTTTTGGGTCGGTTTGAATCTTCCACAGATTCACAATAAGCCAAGTCCCATTTGGGATTTTGTAATCAGAGAGAGTGCAGTCTTCCATGAATAGACGAGGGCCTGAAAGTGGTGCTGGTGGGTATAACCTTAATGTCTCTTTGACTATTGCTTGGAGATAGACTAGCTTGCTAATGTCTGAATCGCTTACTAGTCTTTCCTTTCCGACGCAGATGTCCAGTTCTTCTTGAGCTTTGGCCAATACATGGGGATTGTTGAGCAAGAGTGCCAGTGCCCATGTCAAGGTAACCATGGCGGTGTCACTGCCTCCACTAATCATAGCCTgcgaaattaaaaaaaagtacaaatttGTTGACAAAATCATTTGTCTCTGAAATCAATGTAGTAAttggttttatttgttttccatgtttcttttttgtttttgtctcaACTGGGTATTAGTTTATCTATTTCAGTTGTTGTAGCTGAATTGTTTGATTCATAGGAAAAGGTTAGGGTACTTGTGCTCGTTGACCACCTGAGTGATAGTTTAATGGTGAATCTCTCTTGGGTCAAATTGTACGAATTCAGAAGATCCTAAGTTTGATTCACACTAAAAGTAATATCATTGTACCACGAGATGGAATTTGACCCAGCTTATCCTGTTGTAAATCAAGTGAGAAACTTTTGTGCTCGTGAGCTCGAAGACATTCAAAGGACAAACTTGTATTATGTtattctcggttaccaaaaaaggaaaaaaaatatttgtgcaaggTTAAGTACTAGTTCATGCAGTCATGCTTATTTAATGAAGTTGAAGatgttttctgatttttttttctttgtttctgtcCTTCAAGTATGAAAGACCTCAAAGAAACTTATTAAAGTATTGTTCTAACTCACATCTATTAACTCTTCTCAGCTCTCATTTACTCTACATCTTCTTCACTCACCCTCAcataacccttttttttttttttaattacaatcCAGGCAGGCCCATAGAGATTTGTTGACGTTTGTCATGACTAACGAAGTGAATGGAGAGAAAACTTACCAAGGATGTGGATTTAATGATCGTATCAACATCATACCCTGAAGCTGCAACATTTACGCCGTCAAGTACAGAAAGCATAACATCCATGAAGTCTTGTTCTCCTTCAAGCTCTCCCAAATCCCTCTTCTTCTTATGCTCCTCTAACCACTGCCCAAGAAAACTGTCCAGCTCTTCCGCAGTCTTCTTCATCGATTTCTCATGTCCACCAACGTCTAGCCACCCAAGAAAAGGAGCCGCGTCCCTCAACACAAACATCCCCAAGTACTCAAAGAACTGCCTCATCGCCTTCTTCATTCTGTCATCCAAAGCACTTTTTTCAGAGTACCTTTGCCCTGCAACTAGCTTAAGAATCATGCTTAAACTCATGTCCCCAAACCATTGCCTCATCTCAACCAAAACGTGCCCCGAGCCGccattctttttctcttcccaAACCCTGTACAGCTCCTTTAAAGAAGTCTCCACGTCGAGAATGAAGACATGTTTGAGTAGCTCAAGCCGGTGATTAGATAATAGTTCTACGATAACAATCTTGCGCAACTCGCGCCAGTACGGGCCATAGGGAGCAAGCCCAAACAAGGCATAGTTGTAGCCCAAGAGTTTAGCTGACACAAATTTTGGCCGCGAGGCCACTACCGTGTCTTTGGCTGTGAATAATTCCCTTGCTACCTCTGATGAACTGACCACCAGAGTTGGGTGCACGCCAAACCGAATGGAATAGACAGGACCATACTTCTCGGCTAGAGCTCCTAGTGTTATGTGGGGTAGTTTGGGTCCTGAAAACAACTGTAGGTGGCCTAAAATAGGCCAACCACCTGCGGCTTTGGGAGCTTTCAATCCCTTAGCAGCTCTGGCTCTTAGTCGTAGAAAGCAGTATAAAATGGTGATTAGAACAACTGTTGCAGTGCTGACATATGGAAGAAGAACATCCATTGTAGCTTAATTAGGTAAGTGAAAGACTAGAGCATGGGTTGCTAAAGCTGAAATACATATTCAGTATTTAAATGCATCAAGGATGGGAAACTATAGTTGTATCAGTAGTGTTAGGTATCCCATGGGAGCTCAAGTCTCTtgaacgaaattttaaaacgttttaactctcaaaatacgtgttaaatttaaaaaaaaaattacatattcagaatcagcgcataaaactctttctaacaagatctattatcgatgagttttatcgggtaaatcttaattccattatctttttcaaatgaaatttcaaaaataaatgaattcagaactaaaaaacaatagaatttatattaaaacaataaattttggacaatgaattacgggataaaagagtgtaaataaaactatttcattgattaaatcaacggaataaacttgttgggcTCCCATGAACTACCAAAtagatgggctacatgtcattttcgtagtTGTACAGCGgaaacttttttttgataaccgagaaaACTCCCAGCCCATCATGCCCTTCAGATAGCTGAGTGGATCTAAACTTTGAGCGGTCAAAACAGTTTGTACCACACCAAGTGGGCTTATACCTCGAGATGCCAGAATAGCCCACATCACACTGACGATAAGTAAGACTGGTCCGAAACCCATGCAATTGAAAATAGGGCTCCTAACCCCTCCTCAGAACTGGACGTAAAGCCCACGAGTCCAGAAAAATACTCCCATCTTATTGCTAACTTGTTGTAGAGTAACTCATTAACCAAAGTTAATTGAAGACAAGTTTGCCTACGTttgcattgaaaaaaaaaaaaactgcaattaTTGATAGTGTTTGATTCAAAGTTAATTTGATcacaaataaaatttatttttcttacatcagaaaaataaattttatgagaAGGACAAAAAGTAGGTAGAAGAAAATTCTCTACGGGGTGGGAATTGCCACAACCAAGCATTAACGGGCACCATAATCAACAGAGCTTGACATGAGTGTGGTCCTGTTCGTCCAAGGGAACACTCTTTTGTCCTCTTTACCATCTGGAGTCATCTTCTGCTTTTGTACTATTATAGCAGTTGTCTCTTATCTTCCTCTTGTATTTTATTTAGCTCTTCCTTGTAGCTGCTAAGGCAGCTGACTATTGAATAAGAAACTATGTACTCTTACCGGGCATTTAATTGCTAATAcaatgagtgtgagtgtgagtgtgagtgtgagtgtgagtgtgagatgagCTTGAGGTGAGTATGAGATGAACATTATCATGTTTGATATGAAAagaagagtgagcatgagtgttaaaattttaattgtacaatatccatactacccaattttttgtacataaaaataagaatagattaatttaatggttgtattttttcttaataaggggtataataatattttgagtatcaaactcatttTCCGTTGTGGAGATTAGCCAATCTCACCATTTTAGTGAGCTTGGCTAATCTTCATAAGGAGGGAATGAGGGAGGAATGAGTTTGGGATTCCACCCtcccaaactcaaccaaacgagAGAATGAGTGATTCTCAACCTTGGCTCGCCTCATTTCCCCCTCAAAATGCCAAACAAATGCCCCGTTAGTTCTTAGTTGTAGTTGCTAGTTGTTTGAAGTTCTATCTAATATCTATAGAAGACTTGCCTCAGTATTTGACGTTCTTACATTCTATGGTGTCACTCTGGTTATCTGCATGCCACATTCCAAGTCTGCTCTCTATCTTTGTCTCATAGGAAACcagttcctaagggaactacaccaaTGATTGATGCAGAGCGTGCTTAAACAAAAGGGGAATTTCGAAATACGATAGCAGTTAGAGGTGTCCACAACCGATCCGTAAACCGAGAATCGATCCATAACCGTGGTTATTTGATTTTCGGTTtggttttttcggttatggtttcggatatggttatgattttagtaaaatttCAGATATTTTTTCAATTACGGTTATATCGGTTATGGTTACGGTTATAACcggaaaatattaatatatattatataaatatgcaAACATTATGAtagatgatatattatattatatatatattatataaatatccaaacattatatacattatatatatatatataagttacatatttagattaaaactctgattatatcttcataacaaattataaattaagattgattagttgaaactcatggtgaccttatcattttgaaattcatctcaattaagattgattattgctaaagtgaAAGTGGGAAGACattttcatgaattttttttcttgatcatattatttctctcggtcgtgtaaatttatttttctttaattgtgatgaaataatatatttattatcgtTATCATGAAtgtttatcaaactttgttatatagagttggagtcgatcatggctattttctcactctatttgaaatttattcatactttttcatttcttcaaaaaccgatccgatttgaaaaatatggttatttcggtttggttatccgaactatatggttcggttatggattctaaaatatcataaccgaatcaattCAGACATTttggttatggttaaaaaccaaATGGACACCCCTAATAGTAGCTTCTGCTAGCTTTCCTAATATTGGAATTAATCATCGACTATTGGAACTAATAATTCatcaatttccaaatcaatggAATTCAAATTTAAGTCTTCCCCTTTTTAGTTGTTGATGATAATTCATCCAGATCATCATCCCGCTCTTCTGAATAATAAATTAGTTGACCTGCATCGAAATTGTTAATTCGTAATCTTGACTCCTACTGCCTTGAATCAGAATTTATGACATTTATTTTTCCCCCTTGTGCCCCTATTGTCAAAAGGGTTAGCAAAGTTTTCGTCAGATGCAGCCTCATTTACTTCCTATGGATTCAGTGGTGGATTTATTACGTCATTAGCGTGGTCTCGAGCTGTTGTACTAACAACTCCATGAGTCATTTTGCCAGGTTTTAGCATCCGTTAGTTTTTTTATTGGGTATTTGTCTCCGGTTTGTAATTTATTAAGGAACTAGCACCGTGCCCTGTTGGTAACAACGACACCTATTTGTCTTTAGTGATGCCGCTGTTTGTAACAATGGCTTGGTGTAAATGGCTTTAGCCGCTGTTTGAAACAGTGGCATAAGGAGATATGAACAGCGGCACCTCATATCTTAACGACGGCATCAGGGTGCCGCTTTCAGCAGTAGCGGTTTGTTAGAACTCAAGGTAATGTCGCGGTTTAAGACAGCGGCATCATGGAATCCCAAGCAATGCCGCAATTATGAACAACGACTTATTTTGTCTATAAACCAATCCAAAGGCACTCTCTGATAcgcacaaacaaaaaaagtcatacaaagagggagggagggagtgtTTGAGTTCAGTGGTTTTCAATAACCGTCGAGCAGCTAAACGGTAATAATTTGTTGATTTATACGTGCATTCGGTTTTTGGTAGATATCTTATCTTATATTatgtttaaatttgttaattacGTATATTAAAAGATTTGTTAATGTTgagttgattattttattttgtatgtaAAAATAGATTTGATTTGTTAATGTTGTCGTCATTATTTGAATTGGAATAATATAATTGTTTAAATATGTTAATGTTGACTTGATTAGTGTAGTTTGTATGAAAAACTAGTTTTCATTTGTTAATATTGTCGTCATTAATTTAATTGCAGTAttaaaattgtttattttttttaatgtttacttggattattttattttgttaatgttgttATTAGTGtagtttatttataaatattgttgattaattgttattgttatcttgattattttaattggaatattaacttgattattttaatttgtataaaaatattGTAATACGAAGGTGATAATGACTTCACGGAGAAATCAAGATTTTCCATATGAATATGAGTACGATTACAGTCAATCTGCTCCTTGGGTTTGATTGTACCCAGACAATTGGTGGAAGTTCTTCTTCACAACATCAATTACCGGATGGTAATGTCACGTTGATCCCATAAATGTGTGGTAGTGAAAACACCGATCATTTTGAGGAGGCGGTTGCGAACAACGATGTTGAGGTTGAAGATGAGAAACGTCACATAGAATCTGATGCTAGTGACgttgaggatgaggatgatgatgttgttggTGACACTGTAGAAAATGTTGGGCTTCATACTCACCTGGTGCCACAAATACTTGAATTTGGAGatgttaattttgatgatgtAGTATGCACGGATTGGGATTATGTTAATCAGGGGACTGAAGGTGACTTAGAAGTTAAGCAAGTGTTCGAGAATAAGGCAGAACTGCTTAATGCGATGAAAGCGTGGCACATAGAGAACAACTACCAATACAAGACTCAGCATTCTAATACAAAAATTATTCAATTAAAATGCGTGAAGGACAAGACTTGCAGATGGTATCTTCGAGCGAGGGCGAAGGAGTCAATAAAAATGTGGATGATAACTGTGTTAAAAGGGTCACATACATGCACAAATGTCTCTTTAACACAAGGACATCGACAACTGGATTCTGAGTACTTGGGGAGTGCGGTTTTGTCTATTGTTCGAGCTGATTTGAAGATTAGTGTTGCTGCTATACAAGCCTTTGCAATCACATAACTGAAGCATGAAGTATCTTATTACAAGGCTTGGATGGAAAAATAGAAAGCAATGGAGAAGTTATTTGGATCGTTTGAGGCATCCTATACTGTACTGCTTAAGTTCTTTGAAGCTTTAAAGATGCCGAATCCAGACACAGTTGTTCTGTTCGAGCATAAGATTTCTAACAACTCAGTAGCTACATTTGGACGTGTGTTTTGGGCTTTTAGGCCATGTATTGAAGGGTTTCAATATTGTCGTCCATTAATCAACATTGATGGCACGCACCTGTATGGAAAGTATAAGGGGAAGTTGCCCATAGCAGTTGCATTTGATGCAGATAATGGGTTGTTCCCATTATGTTATGCTTTGGTCGATGCAGAAAATAATCGGAACTGGTCATGGTTCATAAATTGTATCCGTGTGTATGTTACTGATCGTCGAGGTATATGCGTGTTGTCCGATCGATATCCCAGTGATTGAGACCTGACACATTTTCCAAACAAATCCCAACCAAAAGTTCATTTGGTGTCTAATACTATATAACTTCACATGTGTTCGAATTTTCTCAGGTTCCAAAGTTAAATGTCAAAAACTACAAAGACATACTACCAATTACAAATTCGCCTcttctaaattatttttcaccaccatcaaaacaatatccctaaaaatggaggaaaaccaTAAGATGAACAATGTAGGAAATCATAAAAATATTCATCATATTACTCGGGTAGAGCTGGAAGTGCGAAAATAGAAGCCCGGCGATGGAGCTGCGGTCGACGGTGATGGCGGTGGAGAGGTCGGCACTAGTAGTCGACGACGGAGTGATGGTGGGTGGGTGTGCGGCGCGGCTGTTGTTGGGTTTTGTGTAAAATGAAGCCCTAATGCCACTGGTTGCACGATTTTGTTTTAAACGTGTGTCACGGTTTGCAATAGCGGCACACTACTGCCGCTGTTGAAAACAATGGGTCCTTTGTTCTTCAATTGCAGCCGCTGTTTAAAAAAGCGGcttttattaaaacaaaattttgtcgTGCTTTGTAACCGCGGCACCATTAAAAACAAATAGATGTCGTTGTTACAAACAGCGGCATCACTAAAGACAAATAGGTGCCGCTGTTGGTAATTGTGGCACGGTGCTAGTTCCTTAATAAATTACAAACTAGAGACAAATacccaataaaaaaatgtacagatgctaaaaccaaaaaaagctCATTTTGCCAACAACATTATTTGCCTCGTCAATCATGCTTTCAATTTTCATGCCATATGCTCGTAATGTTGATCTTGGACGGAATCCTCTCTTGCATGCACCTCCTCGAAAGTCGAATGCCTTTTGCCGATTTGTCTCCTTGGCGGCATGATCTAGGAACGTGCTTCAACTCCAATACCAATTGATGCAGAATGTGGTTAAACAAAGGTGTAATTCGTTTCTCCAGTTTCAATCCACCAAGAATTGAACAAagtaggaaaaagagaaaattctccaatttaattttaattgtcaAAAGCTATTCCAAGATTCCTTAATAACCATAATTATACGGTAACTTTTCTAATAGAAAAGATATTTAACTCCTAAAAAATACTACTTgacttataataaaaaaataataactaaagttttggtgtttttttttttgacccatgagtcaaaagtcaaaaccacTTGTCAATCCCAATCTAAATAGAACTCGTCCAAGAATGCTTGAATGGGACAACTAATTGAAATGTGAAGATTGAGTATAATATTGacttgttgaaattgaacaatacaGAAAGTATCTTACTTATACAGACCAAAGACAGCTGGTGTACAGCTGGTAAACTAATAGCAAAAAGTATCTTACTTCTACAGACCAAAGACAGCTGGTGTACAGCTGGTAAACTAATAGCAAGTATACACAGTAAATACAGATTATAAGATAATATATCTAATACACCCCCTCAATCTGGACAGGGCGGAGTAATGGACAGATTGGAACGCAGATATTCAAAACGAGATGAAGCAAGTCCCTTGGTAAATATGTCAGCAAGTTGATCCCGAGACGGAAGATATTGGACGAGAATGTCTCGTTGCAAGATCCTCTCACGAACAAAGTGATAATCAAcatcaatatgtttggtgcgtTCATGAAGGATAGGATTGGTTGTGAGATAAGTGGCACTGATGTTATCACATAAAACCTTGACTGGAGATACAAGGGGAATGCCCAAATCACATAGAAGATGTCGTATCCAGATTGTTTCAGCCACTGCATAGGCCAAGGCTCGATATTCAGACTCAGTCGAGGAGCGAGACACAGTTGGTTGCTTCTTCGCTTTCCAAGAAATCAAATTAGGACCAAAGAAAATAGCATACCCACTGGTAGAGCGTCGACTGTCCTGACAACCAGCCCAATCCGCATCAGTGTAAGCAGTGAGAGAAGGATTTTTGAAGGAACGCAAGAATAAACCATAATGCTGAGTGCCTTTGAGATATCGATAAATCCTTTTGACTGCCTGCAAATGTGCGGTCCGCGGAGCATGCATAAACTGAGAAACAAGATTAACTGAATAAGCAATGTCAGGCCGTGTCATGGTTAAGTATTGAAGAGCTCCAACCATGCTTCTATATTCAGTAGGCTCACAAAGTAACTCACCATCCAATAGAGATAGAGGAATCTTGCTAAACATGGGAGTTTTGACAGCCTTGGCGGAAGCTAAACAAAAACGATCCAGAAGCGTAGccaaatatttttgttgacaaaGAAAAATACCTTCAGCTTTACGAGTGGCTTGAATAcctaaaaagaaatgaagatcaCCAAGATCTTTCATGGAGAATTGAGTGGACAGTGTGGTAATGAATTTTTGAATGAGAATGGGATTATTGCCAGTTAAAATAATATCGTCAACATATAAGAGTAGAACCAACACATCAGAAGAGGAACGGAAGATGAACATAGAAGTGTCAGACTTGCTACAAGTAAAGCCATGACGCAAGAGAAAAGTGCTGAACCGAtgaaaccaagctcgaggagcttgtttaagaccataaagAGCTTTCCGCAATTTACAAATGTGATTTGGAAATTGGGAATTTTGAAAACCAGGAGGTTGTTTCATGTAAACATCCTCAGAAAGATGACCATGTAAGAAGGCATTTTTGACATCTAATTGACGAATAGTCCAATTTGCCGATAAGGCAATAGAGAGAACAAGTCGAATGGTAGTGGGTTTGACAACAGGACTAAACGTTTCATGAAAATCGATGCCAGGACGTTGATGAAAACCTTGAGCTACCAAGCGAGCTTTGTATCGTTCAATGGAACCATCAGAGTTATATTTAATGCGGAAAATCCACTTACAGCCCACAAGATTTTTAGTAGCATCAAATGGAACAAGAGACCATGTGTCATTAGCTAGTAAGGCATTAAATTCATCAACCATAGCATGATGCCACTTAGGATCTTTAATTGCTTGACTATAACAAGTTGGCTCAACAGTGTTAATTGTAGCAGCAAGGGAGGGAATgaatttgggtttggagataCCAGACTTGGAACGAGTTATCATGGAATGAACAGAAGAATGAGAGGAATTGAATGAAGTGACTGGAATATTGAGAGAAGAACCAGAAGATGAAGAAATGGTAGGTGGCAGTGAAGATTGAGGTTCAGAGGATGTGGAAGTAGGAAAATCTGAGGTGATGGGAAGGGGGAAAGGAGGTTCAGAAGATGGAGAAGTGGTATGTGTCA
It encodes:
- the LOC120010982 gene encoding cytochrome P450 CYP82D47-like isoform X1, which codes for MDVLLPYVSTATVVLITILYCFLRLRARAAKGLKAPKAAGGWPILGHLQLFSGPKLPHITLGALAEKYGPVYSIRFGVHPTLVVSSSEVARELFTAKDTVVASRPKFVSAKLLGYNYALFGLAPYGPYWRELRKIVIVELLSNHRLELLKHVFILDVETSLKELYRVWEEKKNGGSGHVLVEMRQWFGDMSLSMILKLVAGQRYSEKSALDDRMKKAMRQFFEYLGMFVLRDAAPFLGWLDVGGHEKSMKKTAEELDSFLGQWLEEHKKKRDLGELEGEQDFMDVMLSVLDGVNVAASGYDVDTIIKSTSLAMISGGSDTAMVTLTWALALLLNNPHVLAKAQEELDICVGKERLVSDSDISKLVYLQAIVKETLRLYPPAPLSGPRLFMEDCTLSDYKIPNGTWLIVNLWKIQTDPKVWPDPFEFRPERFLTTHKDVEVRGQNFELIPFGSGRRACPGTSFALQLVHLALATFLHAFEFSTPSNEPVDMSGSPGLTNLKATPLEVLVAPRLPPKVYIAAL
- the LOC120010982 gene encoding cytochrome P450 CYP82D47-like isoform X2, producing the protein MDVLLPYVSTATVVLITILYCFLRLRARAAKGLKAPKAAGGWPILGHLQLFSGPKLPHITLGALAEKYGPVYSIRFGVHPTLVVSSSEVARELFTAKDTVVASRPKFVSAKLLGYNYALFGLAPYGPYWRELRKIVIVELLSNHRLELLKHVFILDVETSLKELYRVWEEKKNGGSGHVLVEMRQWFGDMSLSMILKLVAGQRYSEKSALDDRMKKAMRQFFEYLGMFVLRDAAPFLGWLDVGGHEKSMKKTAEELDSFLGQWLEEHKKKRDLGELEGEQDFMDVMLSVLDGVNVAASGYDVDTIIKSTSLAMISGGSETAMVTLTWVLALLLNNPHVMTKAQEELDISVGKERLVNDSDINKLVYLQAIVKETLIKVIPAPLSAPRQFMEDCTVTNYKIPNGTWLIVILWKIQTDPKVWPDPFEFRPGRFLTTHKDVEVRGQNFELTHLGVVDRACPGTSFALQLVHLALATFLHTFC